One window of Microtus pennsylvanicus isolate mMicPen1 chromosome X, mMicPen1.hap1, whole genome shotgun sequence genomic DNA carries:
- the Rpl10 gene encoding large ribosomal subunit protein uL16, whose product MGRRPARCYRYCKNKPYPKSRFCRGVPDAKIRIFDLGRKKAKVDEFPLCGHMVSDEYEQLSSEALEAARICANKYMVKSCGKDGFHIRVRLHPFHVIRINKMLSCAGADRLQTGMRGAFGKPQGTVARVHIGQVIMSIRTKLQNKEHVIEALRRAKFKFPGRQKIHISKKWGFTKFNADEFEDMVAEKRLIPDGCGVKYIPNRGPLDKWRALHS is encoded by the exons ATGGGTCGCCGCCCCGCCCGGTG TTACCGGTATTGTAAGAACAAGCCGTACCCAAAGTCTCGCTTCTGCCGAGGTGTCCCTG ATGCTAAAATCCGCATCTTTGACTTGGGACGGAAGAAGGCAAAAGTTGATGAATTCCCGCTTTGTGGCCACATGGTGTCAGATGAATATGAACAACTCTCTTCCGAAG CTCTGGAGGCTGCCCGTATTTGTGCGAACAAATACATGGTAAAGAGTTGTGGCAAGGATGGCTTTCATATTCGAGTGAGGCTTCACCCCTTTCATGTCATCCGAATCAACAAGATGTTGTCCTGTGCTGGGGCTGACAG GCTCCAGACAGGCATGCGTGGTGCCTTTGGGAAGCCCCAGGGCACAGTGGCCAGGGTTCACATTGGCCAGGTCATCATGTCCATCCGCACTAAGCTGCAGAATAAGGAACATGTGATTGAGGCTCTTCGTAGAGCCAAGTTCAAATTCCCTGGCCGCCAGAAG ATCCACATCTCAAAGAAATGGGGCTTTACTAAGTTTAATGCAGATGAATTTGAAGACATGGTTGCTGAGAAGCGACTCATTCCTGATGGCTGTGGGGTCAAATATATTCCTAATCGTGGTCCCCTGGACAAGTGGCGAGCCCTACACTCCTGA
- the Dnase1l1 gene encoding deoxyribonuclease-1-like 1 isoform X1, translating into MPHMAMHGLVLSLLLILLAGGAESFRICAFNAQRLAQPKLAKKSVMDTLVQILARCDITVLQEVVDSSQKTVSLLLQELNRFEGSRSYSFLNSSLLGRSTYKEKYVYIYRSDKTQVLSSYQYNDTDDVFAREPFVAQFTLPSKILPNVVLVPLHTTPKDVEKELNALYDVFLDVSQRWQNEDVILLGDFNADCASLTKKRLNSLLLRTKAGFHWVISDGEDTTVRASTNCTYDRIVMHGQGCQTLLRAAAPFNFPRSFQLTEEEALRISDHYPVEVELSKAAQGIQPFSWAILLLLLLLPSQLG; encoded by the exons ATGCCACATATGGCCATGCATGGCCTTGTTTTGTCTCTCCTGCTCATCCTTCTGGCTGGTGGGGCTGAATCCTTTCGTATCTGTGCCTTCAATGCCCAGAGACTGGCACAGCCCAAGTTGGCCAAGAAGTCAGTGATGGATACCTTAGTTCAG ATCCTGGCCCGATGTGATATCACGGTTCTTCAGGAGGTGGTGGATTCTTCCCAGAAAACTGTCTCCCTTCTGCTTCAAGAACTTAATAG ATTTGAGGGTTCCAGGAGTTACAGCTTCCTAAACAGCTCCCTACTGGGGCGTAGCACATACAAGGAGAAGTATGTGTATATCTACCG GTCTGACAAGACACAGGTCCTGAGTTCTTACCAGTACAATGACACAGATGATGTTTTCGCCAGAGAACCATTTGTGGCCCAGTTTACTCTTCCTAGCAAAA TCCTTCCAAATGTGGTTCTGGTTCCACTCCACACTACTCCCAAGGATGTTGAGAAGGAGCTGAATGCCCTATATGATGTGTTTCTGGATGTCTCCCAACGCTGGCAAAATGAG GATGTGATCCTGCTTGGAGACTTCAATGCTGACTGTGCATCACTGACTAAAAAGCGTCTCAACAGCCTGCTACTGCGGACTAAAGCAGGCTTCCACTGGGTGATTTCTGATGGGGAGGACACTACAGTGAGAGCCAGCACCAACTGTACTTATGACCGAATTGTGATGCATGGGCAGGGATGTCAGACACTGCTGAGGGCTGCAGCCCCCTTCAACTTCCCCAGGAGCTTTCAGCTGACTGAGGAAGAG GCTCTCAGAATCAGTGACCATTATCCTGTGGAGGTGGAGCTGAGCAAGGCAGCTCAGGGCATCCAACCCTTCAGTTGGGCtattctgctgctgctgttacttTTGCCATCTCAGCTGGGCTAG
- the Dnase1l1 gene encoding deoxyribonuclease-1-like 1 isoform X2: MPHMAMHGLVLSLLLILLAGGAESFRICAFNAQRLAQPKLAKKSVMDTLVQILARCDITVLQEVVDSSQKTVSLLLQELNRSDKTQVLSSYQYNDTDDVFAREPFVAQFTLPSKILPNVVLVPLHTTPKDVEKELNALYDVFLDVSQRWQNEDVILLGDFNADCASLTKKRLNSLLLRTKAGFHWVISDGEDTTVRASTNCTYDRIVMHGQGCQTLLRAAAPFNFPRSFQLTEEEALRISDHYPVEVELSKAAQGIQPFSWAILLLLLLLPSQLG, encoded by the exons ATGCCACATATGGCCATGCATGGCCTTGTTTTGTCTCTCCTGCTCATCCTTCTGGCTGGTGGGGCTGAATCCTTTCGTATCTGTGCCTTCAATGCCCAGAGACTGGCACAGCCCAAGTTGGCCAAGAAGTCAGTGATGGATACCTTAGTTCAG ATCCTGGCCCGATGTGATATCACGGTTCTTCAGGAGGTGGTGGATTCTTCCCAGAAAACTGTCTCCCTTCTGCTTCAAGAACTTAATAG GTCTGACAAGACACAGGTCCTGAGTTCTTACCAGTACAATGACACAGATGATGTTTTCGCCAGAGAACCATTTGTGGCCCAGTTTACTCTTCCTAGCAAAA TCCTTCCAAATGTGGTTCTGGTTCCACTCCACACTACTCCCAAGGATGTTGAGAAGGAGCTGAATGCCCTATATGATGTGTTTCTGGATGTCTCCCAACGCTGGCAAAATGAG GATGTGATCCTGCTTGGAGACTTCAATGCTGACTGTGCATCACTGACTAAAAAGCGTCTCAACAGCCTGCTACTGCGGACTAAAGCAGGCTTCCACTGGGTGATTTCTGATGGGGAGGACACTACAGTGAGAGCCAGCACCAACTGTACTTATGACCGAATTGTGATGCATGGGCAGGGATGTCAGACACTGCTGAGGGCTGCAGCCCCCTTCAACTTCCCCAGGAGCTTTCAGCTGACTGAGGAAGAG GCTCTCAGAATCAGTGACCATTATCCTGTGGAGGTGGAGCTGAGCAAGGCAGCTCAGGGCATCCAACCCTTCAGTTGGGCtattctgctgctgctgttacttTTGCCATCTCAGCTGGGCTAG